A single region of the Streptomyces vilmorinianum genome encodes:
- a CDS encoding maleylpyruvate isomerase family mycothiol-dependent enzyme, whose protein sequence is MKVDEHIEALESAGRGLFEAAAAAGTDAEVATCPGWRVRDLLRHTTMVHRWATAFVAEGYTSPHPDGGEPDLDGEELLAHFREGHAALVAALRAAPESLECWTFLPAPSPRAFWARRQAHETTVHRADAESALASGRPGPVAPAVAVDGIEELLRAFHSRDRSRVRTPEPRTLRVRATDTGDVWTVRLSQEAPRTERGDAGAAGAAGAADCELSGPADQLYLTLWNRLPEGAVSVTGDASLARLWREKSAITWS, encoded by the coding sequence ATGAAGGTGGACGAGCACATCGAGGCCCTCGAGAGCGCCGGGCGCGGCCTGTTCGAGGCCGCGGCCGCGGCGGGCACGGACGCCGAGGTGGCGACCTGCCCGGGCTGGCGGGTGCGGGATCTGCTGCGGCACACGACGATGGTCCACCGCTGGGCGACGGCCTTCGTCGCTGAGGGATACACCTCCCCCCACCCCGACGGCGGCGAGCCGGATCTCGACGGCGAGGAGCTTCTCGCCCACTTCCGCGAGGGGCACGCCGCGCTCGTCGCCGCCCTGCGCGCGGCGCCCGAGTCCCTGGAGTGCTGGACGTTCCTGCCCGCCCCCTCCCCGCGTGCCTTCTGGGCGCGCCGGCAGGCGCACGAGACGACAGTGCATCGCGCGGACGCCGAGTCCGCCCTCGCGTCGGGACGCCCCGGCCCGGTGGCCCCCGCGGTCGCCGTGGACGGGATCGAGGAGCTGTTGCGCGCCTTCCACAGCCGCGATCGCAGCCGGGTGCGCACGCCGGAGCCGCGGACCCTGCGCGTACGGGCGACGGACACCGGTGACGTATGGACCGTACGGCTGTCACAGGAGGCGCCGCGCACGGAGCGCGGCGACGCGGGTGCGGCGGGTGCGGCGGGTGCGGCGGACTGCGAACTGAGCGGCCCTGCCGATCAGCTCTATCTGACGCTCTGGAACCGGCTGCCCGAAGGCGCGGTCTCCGTGACGGGTGACGCGTCGCTCGCCCGGCTGTGGCGGGAGAAGTCGGCGATCACCTGGTCGTAG
- a CDS encoding MFS transporter — MPLLNKVRTAVPGGPGGDTAPSLSRLRSALTLFFALDGFLFAGWVVRIPAVKQQTGASASDLGLALLGVSAGAVVTMTLTGRLCRRYGSHAVTAVTAVLLSLSVALPALTHSPLSLGLVLLLFGAAYGGINVAMNSAAVDLVAALRRPVMPSFHAAFSLGGMLGAGVGGLVAGSLSPATHLLGLTVAGLLLTAAAGPVLLRQPSPALPEAVPVADRPRGRAGSRGLVVVFGVIALCTAYGEGALADWGALHLEQDLHAHPGVAAAGYSLFALTMTAGRLSGTALLERLGQTRTLVAGGTTAAAGMLLGALAPSVWAALLGFAVTGLGLANIFPVAVARAGALAGPSGVAAASTLGYGGMLLGPPSIGFLADWFSLPVALTTVAVLAAGAAVIGYAARNAQVSRAG; from the coding sequence GTGCCGCTACTAAACAAAGTACGGACGGCCGTTCCGGGGGGCCCAGGCGGAGACACCGCCCCCTCCCTGTCCCGCCTCCGCTCCGCCCTGACCCTCTTCTTCGCTCTCGACGGTTTCCTCTTCGCCGGCTGGGTCGTCCGGATCCCCGCCGTCAAGCAGCAGACCGGGGCCTCCGCCAGCGACCTCGGGCTCGCGCTGCTCGGCGTGTCGGCCGGCGCCGTGGTGACCATGACCCTGACCGGGCGCCTCTGCCGGCGCTACGGCAGCCACGCCGTCACCGCTGTCACCGCCGTCCTGCTCTCGCTCTCCGTCGCCCTGCCCGCCCTCACCCACTCCCCGCTCTCCCTCGGCCTCGTGCTGCTCCTCTTCGGCGCCGCGTACGGCGGCATCAACGTGGCCATGAACAGCGCCGCCGTCGACCTCGTCGCCGCGCTGCGCCGCCCCGTGATGCCCTCCTTCCACGCCGCGTTCAGCCTCGGCGGGATGCTCGGCGCGGGAGTCGGCGGTCTCGTCGCCGGCAGTCTGTCCCCCGCGACGCATCTCCTGGGTCTGACGGTCGCCGGGCTGCTCCTGACGGCCGCCGCCGGTCCCGTACTGCTCCGGCAGCCCTCCCCCGCCCTGCCGGAGGCGGTCCCCGTCGCCGACCGCCCCCGGGGCAGGGCCGGTTCACGCGGGCTCGTCGTCGTCTTCGGGGTGATCGCCCTCTGCACCGCGTACGGTGAGGGCGCCCTGGCCGACTGGGGCGCGCTGCACCTGGAGCAGGATCTGCACGCGCACCCGGGCGTCGCCGCCGCCGGCTACTCTCTCTTCGCGCTCACGATGACGGCGGGCCGGCTCTCCGGCACCGCGCTGCTCGAACGGCTCGGCCAGACCCGCACCCTCGTGGCGGGCGGGACGACGGCGGCCGCCGGCATGCTGCTCGGTGCGCTCGCCCCGAGCGTCTGGGCCGCGCTGCTCGGCTTCGCGGTGACCGGTCTCGGCCTGGCCAACATCTTCCCCGTCGCGGTGGCCCGCGCGGGCGCGCTCGCCGGACCCAGCGGGGTCGCCGCCGCCTCCACGCTCGGCTACGGCGGCATGCTGCTCGGCCCGCCGTCCATCGGGTTCCTCGCCGACTGGTTCTCGCTGCCCGTCGCCCTGACCACCGTCGCCGTCCTCGCCGCGGGCGCCGCCGTGATCGGGTACGCGGCCCGCAACGCCCAGGTCTCCAGGGCGGGCTGA
- a CDS encoding ROK family protein, whose product MNGKATTTKTRLDRGRGALGPALELVHTGRAPTRAVLTAELGVTRATAGAVAAELEALGLIRVDSNPGAAAGSQGRPSHRLAVDEKGPVALAAQVHADGFRAALVALGGTIVATAPGCVTVSADPAQVLGAVVDAGAALLEESGRRCVGAGLAAPSAVAEPEGTALNPLHLAWPAGAPVREIFAERVRAAGIEGPAFTGNDVNLAALAEHRHGAGRGAKDLLCVATGHRGVGGALVLDGRLHTGSSGLALEVGHLTVNPEGRPCHCGSRGCLDVETDPLAFLTVAGRAPGPEVSLLQQARDLLRTSPDDPGVRAATAELIDRLGLGLAGLVNILNPDRIILGGLHRELLDADPDRLRAVVADRSLWGRSGGVPILACTLDHNSLVGAAELAWQPVLDDPLAALGRPAI is encoded by the coding sequence ATGAACGGCAAGGCGACGACGACCAAGACACGGCTGGACAGGGGGCGCGGCGCGCTCGGGCCCGCGCTCGAACTGGTGCACACGGGCCGCGCGCCGACCCGTGCCGTGCTCACCGCCGAACTCGGCGTCACCCGCGCCACCGCCGGAGCCGTCGCCGCCGAACTGGAGGCGCTCGGCCTCATTCGGGTCGACTCCAACCCCGGCGCCGCCGCCGGCTCCCAGGGCCGCCCCTCGCACCGCCTCGCCGTCGACGAGAAGGGCCCCGTGGCCCTCGCCGCCCAGGTCCACGCCGACGGCTTCCGCGCCGCGCTCGTCGCCCTCGGCGGCACCATCGTGGCCACCGCGCCCGGCTGCGTCACCGTCTCCGCCGACCCCGCCCAGGTCCTCGGCGCCGTCGTCGACGCCGGCGCCGCCCTGCTGGAGGAGAGCGGACGCCGCTGCGTGGGGGCGGGGCTCGCGGCGCCGTCCGCCGTCGCCGAACCCGAGGGCACCGCCCTCAACCCGCTCCACCTCGCCTGGCCGGCCGGCGCGCCGGTACGGGAGATCTTCGCCGAACGCGTCCGCGCGGCGGGCATCGAGGGCCCCGCCTTCACCGGCAACGACGTCAACCTCGCCGCGCTCGCCGAGCACCGGCACGGCGCCGGCCGCGGCGCGAAGGACCTGCTCTGCGTCGCCACCGGCCACCGGGGCGTCGGCGGCGCCCTCGTCCTCGACGGCCGCCTGCACACCGGCAGTTCGGGCCTCGCCCTGGAGGTCGGGCACCTCACGGTCAACCCCGAGGGCCGCCCCTGCCACTGCGGCAGCCGCGGCTGCCTCGACGTCGAGACCGACCCGCTCGCCTTCCTCACCGTGGCGGGACGCGCCCCTGGGCCGGAGGTGTCGCTGCTGCAGCAGGCCCGCGACCTGCTGCGTACGAGCCCCGACGACCCGGGGGTGCGGGCGGCGACGGCGGAGCTGATCGACCGTCTGGGGCTGGGCCTCGCGGGTCTGGTGAACATCCTCAACCCCGACCGGATCATCCTCGGCGGCCTGCACCGCGAGCTGCTCGACGCCGACCCCGACCGGCTCCGCGCGGTCGTCGCGGACCGCAGCCTGTGGGGCCGCAGCGGCGGGGTCCCGATCCTCGCCTGCACCCTCGACCACAACAGCCTGGTCGGCGCGGCGGAGCTGGCCTGGCAGCCGGTCCTCGACGACCCGCTGGCCGCCCTCGGCCGACCGGCGATCTGA
- a CDS encoding SAM-dependent methyltransferase: MTDIDLPPRLNSLTFHGPLSEARATRMIERLAASSPATVLDIGCGWGELLLRTLEAVPGATGVGIDINAEDLARGRDLAKERGLAERVEFVEESALGTTRGPVDAILCLGSSQALCDPEQPHDPAAALRELRRLVKPGGRVVLGEGFWQRTPTDEELAAMWPGAHTGEHFLLGALVDLAIEAGFRPAWIETASREEWEEFESGYRHDTEVWLAANPDHPLAAETRARVDRQRSGWLNGYRDALGITYLTLVPIG; the protein is encoded by the coding sequence ATGACCGATATTGATCTTCCTCCGCGCCTCAACAGCCTCACCTTTCACGGCCCGCTCTCCGAGGCCCGCGCCACCCGCATGATCGAGCGGCTCGCCGCGTCCTCGCCCGCCACCGTGCTCGACATCGGGTGCGGATGGGGCGAGTTGCTGCTGCGCACTCTGGAGGCCGTGCCGGGGGCGACCGGTGTCGGCATCGACATCAACGCCGAGGACCTGGCCCGGGGCCGGGATCTGGCCAAGGAGCGCGGGCTCGCCGAGCGCGTCGAGTTCGTGGAGGAGTCGGCGCTCGGCACCACCCGCGGGCCGGTCGACGCGATCCTCTGCCTCGGCTCCAGCCAGGCCCTGTGCGACCCCGAGCAGCCCCACGACCCGGCCGCCGCCCTGCGCGAGCTGCGGCGCCTGGTCAAGCCGGGCGGCCGGGTCGTCCTCGGCGAGGGCTTCTGGCAGCGGACCCCGACGGACGAGGAACTCGCCGCGATGTGGCCCGGCGCGCACACCGGGGAGCACTTCCTCCTCGGAGCGCTCGTGGACCTGGCGATAGAGGCGGGCTTCCGGCCCGCCTGGATCGAGACGGCGAGCCGTGAGGAGTGGGAGGAGTTCGAGTCCGGCTACCGCCACGACACCGAGGTCTGGCTGGCCGCGAACCCCGACCACCCGCTCGCCGCCGAGACCCGGGCACGCGTCGACCGCCAGCGCTCCGGCTGGCTGAACGGCTACCGCGACGCCCTCGGCATCACCTATCTGACCCTCGTTCCGATCGGCTGA
- a CDS encoding SHOCT domain-containing protein, translated as MNTLAHAGPGPWVLFFPLVWAAVIVTVITVLRRTGWRGRRGPGPRPAYDEQSPIALLGHRFAAGEIDEDEYWRRLTVLEEQFGRTAGPKGRAA; from the coding sequence ATGAACACACTCGCCCACGCGGGCCCCGGTCCGTGGGTCCTGTTCTTCCCCCTCGTCTGGGCGGCCGTGATCGTCACCGTGATCACCGTCCTGCGCCGCACCGGATGGCGCGGCCGGCGCGGCCCCGGCCCCCGCCCGGCCTACGACGAGCAGTCCCCGATCGCGCTCCTCGGCCACCGCTTCGCGGCAGGCGAGATCGACGAGGACGAGTACTGGAGGCGGCTGACCGTCCTGGAGGAGCAGTTCGGCCGCACCGCCGGACCCAAGGGGCGTGCGGCATGA
- a CDS encoding ABC transporter ATP-binding protein: MNATTQATAAARVVDAVKVYGVGDTQVRALDGVSVDFPAGRFTAIMGPSGSGKSTLMHCAAGLDTLTSGSALIGDTDLSALDDRRLTLLRRERIGFVFQAFNLLPTLTVAENITLPLDLAGTAPDPAWLDTLIDTVGLRDRLHHRPSQLSGGQQQRVAVARAFAGTPDVVFADEPTGNLDSRSGEEVLRLLGRTVRQTGRTVVMVTHDPVAAAHADEVVFLADGRLVDRMGEPTAERVLDRMKAFDGGAVPREAVPR; this comes from the coding sequence ATGAACGCCACCACCCAAGCCACGGCCGCCGCCCGCGTCGTCGACGCCGTCAAGGTCTACGGCGTCGGCGACACCCAGGTCAGAGCCCTGGACGGGGTGAGCGTCGACTTCCCGGCCGGCCGCTTCACCGCGATCATGGGCCCCTCCGGGTCCGGCAAGTCCACGCTCATGCACTGCGCCGCCGGGCTCGACACCCTCACCTCGGGATCCGCCCTCATCGGCGACACCGACCTCTCCGCCCTCGACGACCGGCGGCTGACCCTGCTGCGCCGCGAGCGGATCGGGTTCGTCTTCCAGGCGTTCAACCTGCTGCCGACGCTCACCGTCGCCGAGAACATCACCCTGCCGCTCGACCTCGCCGGAACCGCACCGGACCCGGCCTGGCTGGACACGCTGATCGACACCGTCGGCCTGCGCGACCGGCTGCACCACCGGCCGAGCCAGCTCTCCGGCGGCCAGCAGCAACGCGTCGCCGTCGCCCGTGCCTTCGCCGGCACGCCCGACGTCGTCTTCGCCGACGAGCCCACCGGCAACCTCGACTCGCGCTCCGGCGAGGAGGTCCTGCGGCTGCTCGGCCGGACCGTCCGGCAGACCGGCCGTACGGTCGTCATGGTCACCCACGACCCGGTCGCCGCCGCACACGCGGACGAGGTCGTCTTCCTCGCCGACGGACGGCTCGTCGACCGCATGGGGGAGCCGACCGCCGAACGCGTCCTCGACCGCATGAAGGCATTCGACGGCGGCGCCGTGCCCCGTGAGGCGGTGCCGCGATGA
- a CDS encoding ABC transporter permease: protein MSTTRASLKLSLSSLRAHKRRFAGTFTAILLGVAFLTGTLVMGDTLRASFDSLFGNATSGTDAVVRSTSVVTVEGEGQGTRSPVEASLADRIAKVPGVAAAVPRIEGAGQLVSADGKPVGGQGPPTLAGNWIEDAELNPYALAEGRAPQQSGEVVVNRGAAKTGGLAVGDTTVLRTPDPVKVTVVGLATFGGEDGMAQVTYTGMTRADAEKYLTPKPGDAAGILVRAGPGTSQQELVDALAPVLPEGVEAITGEQSAAENTEMISGQFLTLFTTFLLVFSGIALLVSVFSIHNTFAIVVAQRTRENALLRALGASRRQVVSSTLVEAVAVGLVASAAGLLGGIGVAAGLQALFPVIGFPFPEGALVISGLSMALPFAVGLLVCLGSALLPAVKAGRTAPLAALRETAVDESGASRVRALAGSGLLIAAVAVVLTGVLATPSLWLASAGAVLALAAFVVLGPVASSYAVRILGGPLRGANRGLARRNALRSPKRTAATATALMIGVAVVSLFTVFGASLKATMDQTVSRSFAGDVAVSTPAFGAGGSGLSPRLAPALAALPEVESAVGLGQGVAEVDGEGRALTVTDPAALARSFDLGDVRGTLDGLGTDGIAVSAPEADRSGLTPGSTTELAFTDGSRRTFTVKAVYEQSELAGDYVVTREAWAPHRAQDSDTLVAVTFEDGVSADAGRAAVENVAAQYGNPEVQTREEYAASSAGGIDMMLTLVYALLALAVLIALLGIANTLTLAVHERTRELGLLRAVGQTRAQLKAMVRWESVLVAAFGTAGGLALGGFLGWVLVKASDGASDSAFAFAVPPLQLAAVALVGLAAGALAAWRPARRAARLDVLRAIATE, encoded by the coding sequence ATGAGCACCACGCGCGCCTCCCTGAAGCTCAGCCTCTCCTCCCTGCGTGCCCACAAGCGGCGCTTCGCGGGCACCTTCACCGCGATCCTGCTCGGCGTCGCCTTCCTGACCGGCACCCTCGTCATGGGCGACACCCTGCGCGCGAGCTTCGACTCGCTCTTCGGCAACGCCACCAGCGGGACGGACGCCGTCGTGCGCAGTACGAGCGTGGTCACCGTCGAGGGGGAGGGCCAGGGCACTCGCAGCCCCGTCGAGGCCTCCCTCGCCGACCGGATCGCGAAGGTGCCCGGCGTCGCCGCGGCCGTCCCCCGGATCGAGGGCGCGGGCCAGCTCGTCAGTGCCGACGGCAAGCCCGTCGGCGGCCAGGGCCCGCCCACCCTCGCCGGCAACTGGATCGAGGACGCGGAACTCAACCCGTACGCCCTGGCCGAAGGCCGCGCGCCGCAGCAGTCCGGCGAGGTCGTCGTCAACCGTGGCGCGGCGAAGACGGGCGGTCTCGCCGTCGGCGACACGACGGTCCTGCGCACCCCCGACCCGGTCAAGGTCACCGTCGTGGGCCTCGCCACCTTCGGCGGCGAGGACGGCATGGCCCAGGTCACGTACACCGGAATGACCCGCGCCGACGCCGAGAAGTACCTGACGCCGAAGCCCGGTGACGCGGCGGGCATCCTCGTGCGCGCCGGGCCCGGCACGTCTCAGCAGGAACTGGTCGACGCGCTCGCGCCCGTACTCCCCGAGGGCGTCGAGGCGATCACCGGTGAGCAGTCCGCCGCGGAGAACACCGAGATGATCTCCGGGCAGTTCCTCACCCTCTTCACCACCTTCCTGCTGGTGTTCAGCGGGATCGCGCTGCTCGTCTCCGTCTTCTCGATCCACAACACCTTCGCCATCGTGGTCGCCCAGCGGACCCGCGAGAACGCACTGCTGCGCGCCCTCGGAGCCTCACGCCGCCAGGTCGTCTCCTCGACGCTCGTCGAAGCCGTGGCCGTCGGCCTCGTCGCCTCCGCGGCCGGACTCCTCGGCGGCATCGGCGTGGCGGCCGGACTCCAGGCGCTCTTCCCGGTGATCGGCTTCCCGTTCCCCGAGGGCGCCCTGGTGATCAGCGGCCTGTCGATGGCACTGCCGTTCGCCGTCGGGCTCCTGGTCTGCCTCGGCTCGGCCCTGCTGCCCGCCGTGAAGGCGGGGCGTACCGCTCCGCTCGCCGCGCTGCGGGAGACCGCCGTGGACGAGTCGGGCGCTTCGCGCGTCCGCGCCCTGGCCGGGTCCGGCCTGCTGATCGCGGCCGTCGCCGTGGTGCTCACCGGAGTCCTCGCGACGCCGTCGCTGTGGCTCGCGTCCGCAGGCGCGGTGCTCGCGCTCGCCGCGTTCGTCGTCCTGGGGCCGGTCGCCTCCTCGTACGCGGTACGGATCCTCGGCGGGCCGCTGCGCGGGGCCAACCGCGGACTCGCGCGGCGCAACGCCCTGCGCAGCCCCAAGCGGACCGCCGCCACCGCCACCGCGCTGATGATCGGTGTCGCCGTCGTCTCGCTCTTCACGGTCTTCGGCGCCTCGCTGAAGGCGACGATGGACCAGACGGTCTCGCGGTCGTTTGCCGGTGACGTGGCCGTCAGCACACCGGCGTTCGGCGCGGGCGGCAGTGGGCTCAGCCCGCGGCTGGCCCCGGCGCTGGCGGCGCTGCCCGAGGTGGAGAGCGCCGTCGGCCTCGGCCAGGGCGTCGCGGAGGTCGACGGCGAGGGCCGAGCCCTCACGGTCACCGACCCGGCCGCGCTCGCCCGCTCCTTCGACCTCGGCGACGTCCGGGGAACGCTGGACGGTCTCGGCACGGACGGCATCGCCGTCTCGGCCCCGGAGGCGGACCGGTCCGGGCTCACCCCGGGCAGCACGACCGAACTCGCCTTCACCGACGGCAGCCGGCGCACCTTCACCGTCAAGGCTGTCTACGAGCAGTCCGAACTCGCGGGCGACTACGTCGTCACCCGCGAGGCATGGGCCCCGCACCGCGCCCAGGACTCCGACACGCTCGTCGCCGTGACCTTCGAGGACGGCGTCTCCGCCGACGCCGGACGGGCGGCCGTGGAGAACGTCGCCGCGCAGTACGGCAATCCGGAGGTGCAGACCCGTGAGGAGTACGCCGCGTCCTCGGCGGGCGGCATCGACATGATGCTCACGCTGGTCTACGCGCTGCTCGCGCTCGCCGTCCTGATCGCCCTGCTCGGCATCGCCAACACGCTGACCCTCGCGGTCCACGAGCGCACCCGTGAACTCGGCCTGCTGCGTGCCGTCGGACAGACCCGGGCCCAGCTCAAGGCCATGGTCCGCTGGGAGTCCGTCCTGGTCGCGGCCTTCGGCACGGCCGGCGGGCTCGCCCTCGGCGGCTTCCTCGGCTGGGTGCTGGTCAAGGCGTCCGACGGAGCGAGCGACAGCGCGTTCGCCTTCGCCGTACCGCCGTTGCAGCTCGCGGCCGTCGCCCTGGTCGGCCTCGCGGCGGGCGCCCTGGCCGCCTGGCGTCCGGCTCGGAGGGCGGCCCGTCTGGACGTCCTGCGAGCGATCGCGACGGAGTGA
- a CDS encoding ATP-binding protein yields MISEPSRHCTVELQALPSRIGQVRRIVSAHLRYWHLDALIDHAALGVTELLTNVHRHAQPDKMCTVEIELLLDRLTVSVHDHDPRIPDVDVRPGSRDLGDVDEFATSGRGLAIIEAVSESWGIRPHGETGKVVWFTLPAPMPAATAPSRSHAVHGATTEGPFVGHTRFGGAHGTSLEGVPFGTPTEPILTPAVARSALAG; encoded by the coding sequence GTGATCAGCGAGCCAAGCAGGCACTGCACGGTGGAGCTCCAGGCCCTGCCGTCGCGGATCGGTCAGGTCCGCAGAATCGTATCGGCGCATCTGCGCTACTGGCACCTCGATGCGTTGATCGACCATGCGGCGCTCGGTGTCACCGAGTTGCTGACCAATGTTCACCGGCACGCACAGCCGGACAAGATGTGCACCGTCGAGATCGAGCTGCTCCTCGACCGTCTCACGGTCTCGGTCCATGACCACGACCCGCGGATACCGGATGTCGACGTCAGGCCGGGGTCCAGGGACCTCGGCGACGTCGACGAGTTCGCCACCTCGGGCCGCGGCCTTGCCATCATCGAGGCGGTCAGCGAGAGCTGGGGCATCCGCCCGCACGGCGAGACCGGGAAGGTCGTCTGGTTCACCCTTCCGGCGCCGATGCCCGCGGCGACGGCCCCGTCCCGTTCGCACGCCGTCCACGGCGCGACCACCGAGGGCCCGTTCGTCGGCCACACCCGCTTCGGTGGCGCGCACGGCACGAGCCTCGAGGGTGTCCCCTTCGGCACGCCGACGGAACCGATCCTGACGCCGGCCGTCGCGCGCTCGGCCCTGGCGGGCTGA
- a CDS encoding PLP-dependent cysteine synthase family protein, producing the protein MSTTENTAARTVEGAATGAATGTAPRAAVTVDVDRSDPAYRAWLKDAVRKVQADANRSADTHLLRFPLPEKWGIDLYLKDESTHPTGSLKHRLARSLFLYGLCNGWIRPGKPVIEASSGSTAVSEAYFAKLIGVPFIAVMPRTTSPEKCRLIEFHGGQCHFVDDSRKMYEESAALAERTGGHYMDQFTYAERATDWRGNNNIAESMYQQLKLERYPEPTWIVATAGTGGTSATIARYVHYMQHDTRICVADPENSCFFDGWTNNDPLATSDCGSRIEGIGRPRMEPSFVPGAIDRMMKVPDAASVAAVRALEAAIGRKAGGSTGTGLWSALKIVAEMVGQGRTGSVVTLICDPGDRYLDKYYSDAWLAEQGLDISPYAAAIDRFLETGAWPE; encoded by the coding sequence ATGAGCACCACGGAGAACACCGCGGCACGCACCGTGGAAGGCGCCGCTACGGGCGCCGCGACGGGCACCGCGCCGCGGGCCGCCGTGACCGTCGACGTCGACCGCAGCGACCCGGCGTACCGTGCGTGGCTCAAGGACGCCGTCCGTAAGGTGCAGGCCGACGCCAACCGCTCCGCCGACACCCACCTGCTGCGCTTCCCGCTCCCCGAGAAGTGGGGCATCGACCTCTACCTCAAGGACGAGTCGACCCACCCCACCGGCAGCCTCAAGCACCGCCTCGCCCGCTCGCTCTTCCTCTACGGCCTGTGCAACGGCTGGATCCGGCCCGGCAAGCCCGTCATCGAGGCGTCCAGCGGCTCGACGGCCGTCTCCGAGGCGTACTTCGCCAAGCTGATCGGGGTGCCCTTCATCGCCGTGATGCCCCGCACCACCAGCCCGGAGAAGTGCCGGCTGATCGAGTTCCACGGCGGGCAGTGCCACTTCGTCGACGACTCGCGCAAGATGTACGAGGAGTCCGCGGCCCTCGCCGAGCGCACCGGCGGGCACTACATGGACCAGTTCACCTACGCGGAGCGGGCCACCGACTGGCGGGGCAACAACAACATCGCCGAATCGATGTACCAGCAGCTGAAGTTGGAGCGCTACCCCGAGCCGACGTGGATCGTCGCCACCGCGGGGACGGGCGGCACCTCGGCGACGATCGCCCGCTATGTGCACTACATGCAGCACGACACCCGTATCTGTGTCGCCGACCCGGAGAACTCCTGCTTCTTCGACGGCTGGACCAACAACGACCCCCTGGCGACCTCCGACTGCGGTTCGCGTATCGAGGGCATCGGCCGGCCCCGTATGGAGCCCAGTTTCGTCCCCGGCGCCATCGACCGGATGATGAAGGTCCCGGACGCCGCCAGCGTGGCCGCCGTCCGTGCGCTGGAGGCGGCGATCGGCCGCAAGGCGGGCGGTTCCACCGGTACGGGACTGTGGAGCGCGCTGAAGATCGTCGCCGAGATGGTCGGACAGGGCCGCACCGGCAGCGTCGTGACCCTCATCTGCGACCCGGGCGACCGGTACCTCGACAAGTACTACTCGGACGCCTGGCTGGCCGAACAGGGCCTGGACATCTCGCCCTACGCCGCCGCTATCGACCGGTTCCTGGAGACGGGAGCCTGGCCGGAGTGA
- a CDS encoding SRPBCC family protein — MAHRLRPVELDFVTSAPVRLAFTADMAAPPSAVFRSLAVELGSMPAWFTAVTSATPTGDGAGRAVRLRGGVAFQETVLVRDPDTRYAYRIDETNAPGVRAMLEEWVLSPVGTGTRVRWTMAVDGAGPCLLAMRLARPGVGKSFRDAMRRLDRRLTPARLPSPGTGR, encoded by the coding sequence ATGGCACACCGACTCAGGCCCGTGGAGCTCGACTTCGTCACCTCCGCGCCCGTGCGCCTGGCGTTCACGGCCGACATGGCGGCCCCGCCCTCCGCCGTCTTCCGCTCGCTCGCGGTGGAGCTGGGCAGCATGCCCGCGTGGTTCACGGCCGTCACCTCCGCGACCCCGACCGGTGACGGCGCCGGGCGGGCGGTCCGGCTGCGGGGCGGGGTCGCGTTCCAGGAGACGGTCCTGGTCCGCGACCCGGACACCCGCTACGCGTACCGGATCGACGAGACCAACGCGCCGGGGGTGCGGGCCATGCTGGAGGAGTGGGTCCTCTCGCCCGTCGGCACGGGCACCCGGGTGCGCTGGACGATGGCGGTCGACGGCGCCGGCCCCTGCCTCCTCGCGATGCGCCTCGCCCGCCCGGGCGTCGGGAAGTCCTTCCGCGACGCGATGCGCCGACTGGACCGGCGGCTCACTCCGGCCAGGCTCCCGTCTCCAGGAACCGGTCGATAG
- a CDS encoding SRPBCC family protein translates to MSLFRVDRSSALPVEEVWRRLTDFAAHGRQVPLTRARVLSPGPTGLGTRFVARTGVGRLAVDDPMEVVGWEPPSAGRPGRCRLEKRGRVVLGRALIEVYETSGGTRAVWVEELRVRGVPGLLDPVLALAGRWLFGRAMDRLLGI, encoded by the coding sequence GTGAGCCTCTTCCGTGTCGACCGCTCCTCGGCCCTGCCGGTCGAGGAGGTGTGGCGGCGGCTCACCGACTTCGCCGCGCACGGCCGGCAGGTTCCGCTCACCCGGGCCCGGGTGCTCTCCCCCGGGCCCACGGGTCTGGGAACCCGTTTCGTGGCCCGTACCGGTGTGGGGCGGCTCGCCGTCGACGATCCGATGGAGGTCGTGGGCTGGGAACCCCCGTCGGCGGGACGGCCCGGGCGGTGCCGGCTGGAGAAACGGGGACGCGTGGTGCTCGGCCGGGCCCTGATCGAGGTGTACGAGACGTCCGGCGGCACGCGCGCGGTGTGGGTGGAGGAGCTGCGGGTACGCGGGGTGCCGGGCCTACTCGATCCCGTACTGGCTCTGGCCGGGCGGTGGTTGTTCGGACGGGCGATGGACCGACTGCTGGGCATCTGA